One window of Enterobacter sp. RHBSTW-00175 genomic DNA carries:
- a CDS encoding Rha family transcriptional regulator, which produces MNNPSVIPAFDFREMVQAKNGEVVTTSRKVATYFGKRHGDVLRKIEQVKADCSNEFSQRNFASADYIDEQGKVRPMYNLTKDGWIMVVMGFTGKAAAAIKESYISAFNWMSEQLSRRLALGEEMQHRYAIKETRSKLKGTIGSRLMNERKKEKRVLELEHEHILQVTQPELLIS; this is translated from the coding sequence ATGAATAATCCGTCAGTTATTCCGGCCTTCGACTTCCGCGAAATGGTGCAAGCAAAAAACGGAGAGGTCGTTACCACATCCAGAAAAGTTGCCACGTATTTCGGCAAGCGTCACGGCGATGTGCTCAGGAAAATCGAGCAGGTTAAAGCCGATTGCTCGAATGAGTTTAGCCAACGCAATTTTGCGTCGGCTGATTATATCGATGAGCAGGGTAAGGTACGCCCGATGTACAACCTGACGAAAGATGGCTGGATCATGGTTGTGATGGGGTTCACCGGGAAAGCTGCTGCAGCTATCAAAGAAAGCTACATTTCAGCGTTCAACTGGATGTCTGAGCAACTTAGCCGTCGCCTTGCCCTGGGTGAAGAAATGCAACATCGCTACGCCATCAAAGAAACTCGCTCAAAGCTGAAAGGCACGATCGGCAGCCGGTTGATGAATGAGCGGAAGAAAGAGAAGCGCGTTCTTGAGCTCGAGCACGAGCACATATTGCAAGTGACGCAGCCTGAATTGCTGATTAGTTGA
- a CDS encoding DUF2570 domain-containing protein, which translates to MIDKTVTITIAILLGLVAALFVQSNIYRNNAITYKDQRDKAVVRANTSEAITNNVITAMNLIRDISKATQNAKNELAQKGETRIVYIRQALEGDPCANQLVPAAAADSLREYADSLRPGSGSTNKP; encoded by the coding sequence ATGATTGATAAAACAGTGACAATCACTATTGCGATCCTTCTCGGATTGGTTGCCGCCTTGTTTGTACAGAGCAACATTTATCGCAACAATGCCATCACATACAAAGACCAGCGCGATAAGGCTGTTGTTCGCGCCAATACATCCGAAGCCATCACCAATAACGTTATCACCGCGATGAACCTCATCCGTGACATCTCAAAGGCTACCCAGAATGCTAAGAACGAACTGGCCCAGAAAGGCGAAACGCGCATTGTCTACATCAGGCAGGCGCTTGAAGGCGACCCGTGCGCTAACCAGCTTGTTCCTGCTGCCGCTGCTGACAGCCTGCGGGAATACGCAGACAGTTTACGTCCCGGCTCCGGTAGTACCAATAAGCCCTGA
- a CDS encoding lysozyme, producing MQTSDKGIALIKEFEGCKLTAYQDSVGVWTIGYGWTQPVDGKPIRAGMTIKQETAERLLKTGLVSYESDVSRLVKVGMTQGQFDALVSFTYNLGARSLSTSTLLRKLNAGDYTGAAAEFMSWNKAGGKALKGLTRRREAERTLFLS from the coding sequence ATGCAAACCAGTGATAAAGGCATTGCCCTGATCAAAGAGTTCGAAGGCTGCAAACTCACCGCCTACCAGGACAGCGTAGGCGTCTGGACGATCGGCTATGGCTGGACTCAGCCTGTAGATGGGAAACCAATCCGCGCCGGAATGACCATTAAGCAGGAGACGGCAGAACGCCTGCTGAAGACCGGACTGGTAAGTTATGAAAGCGACGTGTCTCGCCTGGTTAAAGTCGGTATGACTCAGGGGCAATTCGATGCCCTGGTGTCGTTCACGTATAACCTTGGCGCTCGCTCATTGTCGACCTCAACACTGCTGCGCAAGCTCAACGCCGGTGATTACACTGGCGCTGCCGCTGAGTTCATGAGCTGGAATAAAGCTGGTGGCAAAGCCCTGAAAGGGCTGACCCGGCGGCGTGAGGCAGAGCGCACCCTGTTCCTGTCGTGA
- a CDS encoding phage holin, lambda family, with product MKMHNDPHSWTEFIELLHSWWRGETPMGAVLLSVVMAAMRIAYGGGGWKKMILEGSICGALTLTAVSALDYFNLPQSLSIAIGGALGFVGVEQVKAVAGRVFSSRFGGGDANQ from the coding sequence ATGAAAATGCATAACGATCCCCACTCCTGGACGGAGTTTATCGAACTGCTCCACAGTTGGTGGCGTGGTGAAACGCCGATGGGTGCTGTCTTGCTATCGGTAGTCATGGCTGCCATGAGGATTGCCTACGGCGGTGGTGGCTGGAAGAAAATGATTCTGGAAGGCTCTATTTGTGGAGCGCTAACTCTTACAGCTGTATCAGCTCTTGATTACTTTAACCTTCCGCAGTCTCTGTCGATTGCTATCGGCGGCGCTCTGGGCTTTGTTGGTGTTGAACAGGTTAAAGCTGTAGCTGGCAGGGTGTTTAGTTCTCGATTCGGAGGTGGCGATGCAAACCAGTGA
- a CDS encoding antitermination protein, translating into MNIESLPKFYSPKSPKLSDDSPATSSDALTVTDVMAAQGMSQSRASFGFSAFLGKLGISNNDRERAIELLSEYAMTKCDNVPALRKLEAGIKPLVIRQLATFAFEDYSRSAASTKKCDCCDGEGFIEVDVFSMKTYTPSCAKEIVKKSKEWGLKVYPSQYQNRRDVKEVTRVLCHHCKGKKVISCACNDCHGRGKAVNQELSEKQGVPVLADCKRCGGRGYERIPSTVAHSAVCQITDAISLDTWKKSVKPFYDQLIIKFDVEEAWADSQLKAITR; encoded by the coding sequence ATGAATATTGAATCACTACCAAAATTCTATTCACCTAAATCACCAAAACTTAGTGATGACAGCCCTGCAACAAGCAGCGATGCATTGACGGTCACCGATGTAATGGCTGCACAGGGAATGTCACAAAGTCGAGCATCATTCGGCTTTTCTGCTTTTCTTGGAAAGCTGGGCATCAGCAATAATGACAGGGAGAGAGCGATCGAGCTTCTCTCTGAGTACGCCATGACAAAATGCGATAATGTTCCTGCGTTGCGTAAACTGGAAGCAGGTATAAAACCGCTGGTAATTCGACAGTTGGCTACCTTCGCTTTTGAAGATTACTCGCGCAGCGCCGCCAGCACGAAAAAGTGTGATTGTTGCGATGGTGAGGGGTTCATTGAAGTCGATGTTTTCAGCATGAAAACTTACACCCCGTCTTGTGCAAAAGAGATCGTCAAAAAATCAAAAGAGTGGGGGTTGAAGGTTTATCCATCTCAGTACCAGAACAGACGAGATGTTAAAGAGGTAACCCGCGTTCTCTGTCATCATTGCAAAGGAAAGAAGGTGATCAGTTGCGCCTGCAATGACTGCCACGGGCGCGGTAAAGCGGTGAATCAGGAGCTGTCAGAGAAACAGGGTGTGCCAGTTCTTGCTGACTGTAAACGCTGTGGTGGGCGTGGTTATGAACGCATACCATCGACAGTTGCACATTCAGCTGTTTGCCAAATCACTGATGCTATCAGCCTCGATACCTGGAAGAAGTCAGTGAAACCGTTCTATGACCAACTGATCATCAAATTCGATGTTGAAGAGGCTTGGGCAGATTCACAACTTAAAGCAATAACAAGATAG
- a CDS encoding DUF968 domain-containing protein has product MRALLTPEVAPMSGVVLFRPGNELLWLFRHGRVVIETPSEAIQHLPSGLIPEADQPLADDASMQAIFENERVIQRAGGLNGLDSWLERKFECQWEHNDWHSSDFTVMRHAPGSIRLCWGCDNQLREQTTERLAGIARQNLVEWLLERVNIELGFNSYHTLTLPEFCWWMVRNDLADLIPESVATKALRMKPESFSSIMRESDITPSLPATEILQEKAKKIVAVKVDPETPESFMLRPKRRRWVNEKYTRWVKSQQCSCCNNPADDPHHLIGHGQGGMGTKAHDLFVIPLCRAHHDELHADPVAFEAKHGDQLTLVFRVLDRALAIGVLA; this is encoded by the coding sequence GTGAGAGCATTACTGACACCTGAAGTTGCACCAATGTCCGGGGTGGTTCTGTTCCGCCCTGGTAATGAGTTGCTCTGGCTGTTTCGTCATGGAAGGGTGGTTATTGAGACGCCATCAGAAGCAATCCAGCATTTGCCATCAGGCCTTATCCCTGAAGCAGATCAACCGCTGGCAGATGACGCCAGTATGCAGGCAATTTTTGAGAACGAGAGGGTTATTCAGCGTGCTGGCGGCCTGAATGGTCTTGATAGCTGGCTGGAACGAAAGTTTGAATGCCAGTGGGAACATAACGACTGGCACTCCAGTGACTTCACTGTTATGCGTCACGCACCCGGCAGCATCCGTCTTTGCTGGGGCTGTGATAATCAATTACGTGAGCAAACTACTGAAAGGCTGGCGGGAATTGCCAGACAGAACCTGGTAGAATGGCTACTCGAAAGGGTGAATATTGAGTTGGGTTTTAACTCTTACCATACCCTGACACTTCCAGAGTTCTGCTGGTGGATGGTACGAAATGATCTGGCTGACCTCATTCCTGAATCGGTAGCGACTAAAGCCCTCAGGATGAAGCCTGAATCGTTCAGCTCGATAATGCGGGAAAGCGATATCACCCCATCATTACCGGCAACTGAAATCCTCCAGGAAAAAGCAAAGAAGATCGTGGCTGTGAAGGTTGACCCCGAAACGCCAGAGTCTTTTATGCTGAGGCCAAAGCGCCGCCGCTGGGTGAATGAGAAGTACACCCGCTGGGTAAAGTCACAGCAGTGCAGTTGCTGTAATAACCCGGCAGACGACCCCCACCACCTGATTGGCCACGGGCAGGGTGGAATGGGTACAAAAGCGCACGACCTGTTTGTGATACCGCTGTGCAGAGCGCATCACGATGAGTTGCACGCTGATCCTGTGGCATTTGAAGCGAAGCACGGCGACCAGTTGACGCTGGTGTTTCGGGTTTTAGATCGTGCGCTGGCAATCGGCGTACTGGCGTAA
- a CDS encoding KilA-N domain-containing protein, translated as MNQLFVIDGVSVRRDFDGRYCLNDLHRAAGGEKRHQPSNWSCLTQTQELIAEISSAPGITGAAPLVTLTGGVNQGTFVCKELVYSYAMWISPKFNLKVIRTFDAVQNPASNAPTSDKIQAGVILLESAAKMLNLSNSSRLGAYQKLQQVAGLPDLMPHYAIDAPAGAQDGSSRPTQSLSALLKAKNIRITANQVYHMMSRFGIVEQKERNSRSGVNGVKKFWSLTAKGCMYGKNITSPANPRETQPHFFESKFAELLKIIDIVA; from the coding sequence ATGAATCAGTTATTCGTAATTGATGGCGTTTCCGTACGCCGTGATTTTGATGGTCGTTACTGCCTGAATGATTTGCATCGTGCGGCGGGAGGTGAAAAACGTCACCAGCCTTCCAACTGGTCCTGTCTTACCCAAACGCAAGAACTCATCGCTGAAATTTCGAGCGCTCCTGGAATTACAGGAGCGGCCCCGTTGGTCACCCTTACTGGTGGCGTTAATCAGGGGACATTCGTTTGCAAGGAGTTGGTTTATTCCTATGCAATGTGGATCAGCCCGAAATTTAACCTCAAAGTCATCAGAACGTTCGATGCCGTACAGAATCCTGCATCCAATGCGCCGACATCCGACAAAATTCAGGCTGGCGTGATCCTGCTTGAATCGGCGGCGAAAATGCTGAACCTCTCAAACTCTTCAAGACTCGGTGCTTATCAAAAACTCCAGCAGGTAGCTGGTCTTCCAGATCTGATGCCGCATTACGCGATCGATGCACCTGCCGGTGCGCAGGATGGGTCCAGCCGTCCTACCCAATCACTCAGCGCTTTGCTTAAAGCAAAAAACATCCGCATCACCGCCAATCAGGTTTATCACATGATGTCCCGCTTTGGGATTGTGGAACAAAAAGAGCGAAACAGTCGTTCTGGTGTGAACGGTGTTAAAAAGTTCTGGTCACTTACTGCTAAAGGCTGCATGTACGGCAAGAACATCACCAGTCCTGCAAACCCACGAGAAACTCAGCCTCATTTTTTTGAGTCGAAGTTTGCGGAGCTTCTTAAAATAATTGACATCGTAGCCTGA
- a CDS encoding RusA family crossover junction endodeoxyribonuclease — translation MKLVLPFPPSVNTYWRSPNSGPLKGQHLISAKGRAFQSAACAAIIEQLRRLPKPSSSPAAVEIVLYPPDARRRDIDNYNKALFDALTHAGIWEDDSQVKRMLVEWASQVPGGRVEITITSYVENGRQNSNALVRE, via the coding sequence ATGAAACTGGTTCTCCCGTTCCCACCGAGCGTAAACACATACTGGCGCTCTCCGAATAGCGGCCCACTCAAAGGTCAACATCTCATCAGCGCAAAGGGAAGGGCATTCCAGAGCGCTGCTTGCGCTGCGATTATTGAACAATTGCGCCGCCTGCCCAAACCATCTTCATCACCAGCAGCGGTTGAGATTGTTCTCTATCCACCAGATGCCCGCCGCCGTGATATCGACAATTACAACAAGGCGCTTTTTGATGCACTGACACATGCTGGTATCTGGGAGGATGACAGTCAGGTTAAACGAATGCTGGTGGAGTGGGCATCGCAGGTGCCTGGTGGGAGGGTTGAAATAACGATCACCAGCTATGTCGAAAATGGTAGGCAAAATAGCAATGCATTGGTGCGCGAATGA
- a CDS encoding MT-A70 family methyltransferase translates to MKYSLIYADPAWEYGNTISNGAATNHYGTMKLIDMKRLPVWELAADDAVLAMWFTGTHTREAIELAEAWGFKVRTMKGFTWVKLNQLAEQHINKALQAGGVEDFYDFLDLLNAQTRMNGGNYTRANTEDMLIATRGNGLERKNASVKQVIYSPLGEHSEKPAEARFRLEKLYGDVPRIELFSRCGAPGWDHWGNQTESAAVELVPGAVIPVIKPQERAA, encoded by the coding sequence ATGAAATACTCACTGATTTATGCTGATCCTGCCTGGGAATACGGGAACACCATCAGCAACGGCGCAGCTACCAACCACTACGGCACGATGAAGCTCATCGACATGAAGCGCCTGCCTGTATGGGAACTGGCCGCTGATGATGCCGTTCTGGCTATGTGGTTCACCGGTACACATACCCGCGAAGCCATCGAACTGGCAGAAGCATGGGGCTTTAAGGTTCGAACCATGAAGGGCTTTACCTGGGTGAAGTTAAACCAGCTTGCAGAGCAACACATCAACAAAGCGCTTCAGGCTGGTGGAGTGGAGGACTTTTACGACTTCCTCGACTTGCTGAATGCGCAGACCCGCATGAATGGCGGTAACTACACCCGCGCCAATACCGAAGACATGTTGATTGCCACCAGAGGTAATGGCCTTGAGCGCAAGAACGCCAGCGTGAAACAGGTTATCTACAGCCCACTTGGTGAACATAGCGAGAAGCCAGCAGAGGCGCGTTTCCGTCTGGAAAAACTTTACGGTGATGTGCCACGCATTGAGTTATTCAGCCGTTGCGGTGCGCCTGGCTGGGACCACTGGGGAAATCAGACCGAGTCTGCTGCTGTTGAACTTGTCCCCGGCGCTGTGATTCCGGTTATTAAGCCCCAGGAGCGTGCAGCATGA
- a CDS encoding PerC family transcriptional regulator has protein sequence MKALEIFIAANPGLTSRDIAEQFADFNVESAQRAVCRLHDLNFLTREFKGKECRYYAVNSEVVASTNKQPVDKGLDELVKRAEELQNGGLYRRAATLWMDIFKRSKVMTLRERSLKQRQQCLKKVKQAKSQSEWYLAGQFNGGH, from the coding sequence ATGAAAGCACTTGAGATATTCATTGCCGCTAACCCTGGGTTAACCAGCCGCGATATTGCAGAACAGTTTGCTGATTTCAATGTGGAGTCTGCACAGCGTGCTGTATGCCGCCTTCACGACCTGAATTTCCTGACACGTGAATTTAAGGGGAAAGAGTGCCGTTATTACGCGGTGAATTCCGAAGTGGTAGCCAGCACCAACAAGCAGCCGGTGGATAAGGGCCTTGATGAGCTGGTGAAACGTGCAGAGGAACTTCAGAACGGCGGTCTTTATCGCCGCGCTGCAACCCTCTGGATGGATATTTTTAAACGTTCAAAGGTAATGACCCTGCGGGAACGCAGCCTGAAACAGCGCCAGCAGTGCCTGAAAAAAGTGAAGCAGGCAAAGAGCCAGAGTGAATGGTATCTGGCTGGCCAGTTTAACGGGGGCCACTGA
- a CDS encoding conserved phage C-terminal domain-containing protein — translation MSTKLTGYVWDACASSGMKLSSVAIMARLADFSSDEGVSWPSIATIARQIGAGESTVRTAIGQLEKDGWLTRQQRRKGNRNASNVYQLNVSKLREFAFSHLSESDASKSDASKSDPSKFEASKNSNNGSFDPSESGGDPSVKSTTDPSDKKPSCQVAPQPDDVSSGKKTDPEVLLTDNSKSVLKHLNQVSGSRFQNCSASLDNIRARLREGFTPEELMLVVDYKHEHWNGTKDYQYMRPKTLFIPGNFPGYLQVATRWQKSGKPARDKWDELRAKKSTGVFVESFQDKKYEVPGNSGFRVSGGAQ, via the coding sequence ATGAGCACTAAATTAACCGGTTACGTTTGGGACGCTTGCGCTTCTTCAGGAATGAAGTTGTCCAGCGTTGCTATCATGGCGCGTCTGGCAGACTTCAGCAGTGATGAGGGCGTTAGTTGGCCTTCTATCGCAACTATTGCTCGTCAGATTGGTGCGGGTGAGAGCACCGTTCGCACGGCCATAGGCCAGCTTGAGAAAGATGGCTGGCTGACTCGCCAGCAGCGCCGTAAGGGAAACAGAAATGCCTCGAATGTTTACCAACTGAACGTCAGTAAGCTTCGTGAGTTTGCCTTTTCTCACCTGTCAGAATCTGACGCATCAAAATCTGATGCATCAAAATCCGACCCGTCAAAATTTGAGGCATCAAAAAACAGCAATAACGGCAGTTTTGACCCGTCAGAATCTGGTGGGGATCCGTCAGTAAAATCAACTACTGATCCATCAGATAAAAAACCTTCTTGTCAGGTTGCCCCGCAACCCGACGATGTGAGTTCTGGCAAAAAGACTGATCCTGAAGTTTTGCTGACTGACAATTCAAAATCAGTACTGAAACATCTCAACCAGGTGAGCGGTTCTCGTTTCCAGAATTGCTCTGCGTCGCTGGATAACATCCGCGCAAGACTTCGCGAGGGCTTCACTCCGGAAGAACTCATGCTGGTGGTCGATTACAAGCACGAGCACTGGAACGGGACGAAGGATTACCAGTACATGCGTCCAAAAACCCTTTTCATTCCCGGAAACTTCCCAGGCTATCTACAGGTTGCAACCCGCTGGCAAAAGAGCGGTAAACCAGCCCGTGACAAATGGGATGAGCTACGCGCTAAGAAGAGTACCGGCGTATTTGTCGAGTCATTCCAGGACAAAAAATACGAAGTCCCTGGAAATTCTGGTTTCCGTGTATCTGGAGGTGCTCAGTGA
- a CDS encoding DUF4222 domain-containing protein: MAEVDRRFKDHRGITVHVIRWEPETRRVIYLREGYDHECFSPLEQFQRKFTELKDDHEH, translated from the coding sequence ATGGCTGAAGTTGACCGGCGGTTCAAAGACCACAGAGGTATCACAGTCCACGTCATCAGATGGGAGCCCGAGACTCGACGCGTTATATACCTTCGCGAAGGGTACGATCATGAGTGCTTCAGCCCTCTTGAACAATTCCAGCGTAAGTTTACAGAGTTAAAGGACGACCATGAGCACTAA
- a CDS encoding YmfL family putative regulatory protein — translation MVEPSRKEVVKAMCKAYPGGREAMAGALGMSVTQFNNNLYEKNGCRFFEVNELEAMEDISNTSLLADYFAQRRGALLVDIPQLEDLDRVDLFTRAMRTAAARGQVDQIIQKALEDGVIEPHEAEEIHEHHRRHLAAREEEIRAIVALFSRKKSQKK, via the coding sequence ATGGTAGAGCCAAGCCGGAAAGAAGTAGTGAAAGCGATGTGCAAAGCGTACCCAGGAGGCCGTGAGGCGATGGCTGGTGCTCTTGGCATGTCAGTAACTCAGTTCAACAACAACCTCTACGAAAAGAACGGCTGCCGATTCTTCGAAGTGAACGAGCTGGAAGCGATGGAAGACATTTCAAACACGTCTCTCCTGGCTGATTACTTTGCCCAGCGTCGCGGCGCTTTGCTGGTGGACATTCCGCAACTGGAAGACCTGGACCGCGTTGACCTGTTTACCCGCGCAATGAGAACTGCGGCAGCGCGTGGACAGGTTGATCAGATTATCCAGAAAGCTCTCGAAGATGGAGTGATTGAGCCTCATGAAGCTGAAGAGATTCACGAGCATCACCGCCGTCACCTGGCTGCGCGTGAAGAAGAAATCCGCGCGATTGTCGCGCTGTTTAGCCGTAAGAAAAGCCAAAAGAAGTGA
- a CDS encoding YdaS family helix-turn-helix protein has product MTPVQEALTEAINAAGSQSELARKLTEISGRTVKQQQVWNWLHREKRPPVKQSQFIERATGVTKERLRPDVFHESTNSAM; this is encoded by the coding sequence ATGACGCCAGTGCAGGAGGCCTTGACTGAGGCAATCAATGCCGCTGGTAGCCAATCTGAACTTGCTCGCAAGCTTACCGAAATATCAGGTCGAACAGTTAAGCAACAGCAGGTTTGGAATTGGTTACATCGCGAGAAAAGACCACCAGTTAAGCAATCACAGTTTATTGAGCGTGCTACTGGGGTAACTAAAGAACGGCTGCGACCTGATGTTTTCCATGAGTCTACAAATTCAGCAATGTGA
- a CDS encoding helix-turn-helix transcriptional regulator gives MNTLAERLKAAREKLGMSQAQLADQVGLSQQSVAKIENGDTLQPRKIKEIAKILEVSQKWLMLGVEENGKLSNFVIEEAEEARLDPSVFADIPVLDIELSAGNGCEAEIIESVVDSFPLRRIDLRKSGVSPSNARIVQIWGNSLLPVLNNGDYVAVDMSQSRPIRDGDLYAIRDGVLLRVKVLINQPDGGLILRSFNKEEYPDEVLNFDERRARIHVIGRVFWSSRSW, from the coding sequence GTGAATACACTTGCTGAAAGATTGAAAGCCGCGCGGGAAAAGTTGGGCATGAGCCAAGCTCAGCTTGCAGACCAGGTTGGTCTGTCCCAGCAATCGGTCGCAAAAATTGAGAATGGTGATACTCTCCAGCCAAGAAAGATCAAAGAGATAGCTAAGATTCTTGAGGTATCGCAGAAATGGTTGATGCTTGGGGTTGAAGAGAATGGGAAGCTGTCTAATTTTGTAATCGAAGAAGCTGAGGAAGCTAGGCTCGATCCATCGGTATTTGCGGATATCCCAGTACTGGATATTGAGCTTTCAGCCGGAAATGGATGTGAAGCAGAGATTATTGAAAGCGTAGTGGACTCTTTCCCACTTCGAAGAATTGACCTTAGAAAATCTGGTGTCAGCCCATCCAATGCGAGAATTGTTCAGATTTGGGGTAATAGTCTTCTACCCGTTCTAAACAATGGAGACTATGTTGCGGTTGATATGTCTCAATCACGACCAATTAGGGATGGGGATCTTTATGCAATTAGAGATGGCGTTCTTCTAAGAGTTAAAGTTTTGATTAACCAGCCTGATGGCGGACTCATCCTGAGAAGTTTCAATAAAGAAGAGTACCCGGATGAAGTACTCAACTTTGATGAACGAAGAGCAAGAATTCACGTTATAGGACGGGTATTTTGGTCCTCACGGTCTTGGTAA
- a CDS encoding BRCT domain-containing protein, producing the protein MEDKLYVFNYTQNRDKLFNNLISIIDGILSDGVVRDEEILYLDTWLLEAGEIIQNGVIKGLSSRVSKILSDGAVTEEERQELKQHLLDIQRDILDIPEVDFFSKESDLHLLNGLCKGLISDKALSEEEVRYLDWWLTQNGTLKSNYPGKELYTLVKEILKDGVITTEESQTLHKALVDFTGCDLESGVVDGLSTKLPVDSDADIDLEGKVFCLTGVFMAGKRSHVEDILKRSNGLISNTVTKKIDYLVIGTLSSRDWRFSSHGRKIEKAISYRDNEGVGLKVISEEMLFDALPRP; encoded by the coding sequence ATGGAAGATAAGCTCTACGTATTTAACTACACACAAAACCGAGACAAACTTTTCAACAACTTAATCAGCATCATTGATGGGATTCTTTCAGATGGAGTGGTTAGGGATGAAGAGATTCTTTACCTAGACACATGGCTATTAGAGGCCGGAGAAATTATTCAAAATGGTGTCATTAAAGGGCTAAGTTCGCGCGTATCAAAAATACTGTCTGACGGCGCAGTAACTGAGGAAGAGAGGCAGGAACTTAAACAACATCTACTGGATATCCAAAGGGACATACTTGATATCCCAGAGGTGGACTTCTTCTCGAAAGAATCGGACCTGCATTTGCTCAATGGGCTTTGCAAAGGACTTATATCAGACAAAGCGCTGTCTGAAGAAGAGGTTAGATATTTGGATTGGTGGTTAACTCAAAACGGGACTCTAAAGAGTAACTATCCAGGCAAAGAACTATATACGCTGGTAAAAGAAATTCTCAAAGATGGTGTAATCACTACCGAGGAAAGCCAGACGTTGCACAAAGCATTGGTAGATTTTACTGGCTGCGATCTAGAAAGCGGAGTTGTCGATGGTCTATCAACAAAGCTTCCTGTAGATAGTGATGCTGACATTGATCTTGAAGGTAAAGTATTTTGCCTGACAGGAGTATTCATGGCAGGTAAAAGAAGCCATGTAGAGGATATTTTGAAGCGCAGCAACGGACTGATTTCAAACACAGTTACTAAAAAAATTGATTACTTGGTAATTGGAACCTTATCTTCTCGCGACTGGAGATTCTCCAGCCACGGACGAAAAATTGAGAAAGCAATTTCTTATAGAGACAACGAAGGCGTTGGCCTTAAAGTGATATCAGAAGAAATGCTTTTTGACGCATTACCAAGACCGTGA
- a CDS encoding chromosome partitioning protein ParB, producing MANSFKQMTRDGSIKRTDTGMFIALSDIHVREGFNKREDDERTRQADDELFNYLMNGGSVPPLEVIARDEGGVWVVEGHRRRRCYARCAEAGKPVDRIHIMPFNGSDVQRLARIMTSNNQLPLSDMEQAAVIQELHNAFNQTTSEIAKLVNKSVATVEKLLLLSTANHDVQQEVKSGAVSVDVAVDRVREYGEQAGEVLQHDKAVAAAQGKTKVTRSSIAPELSIKNARRFVELMAQAAISDEGVFTLEGTALAEALSIIDEHKAITDARETYRLSQPIPSAEVRGKTLHVSLGGVEIGTAQIYRGKNVTLNGVVTSQSKAVAHFVKQHKLQQENSHDSQ from the coding sequence ATGGCTAATTCATTCAAACAGATGACCCGTGACGGAAGCATTAAGCGTACCGACACCGGGATGTTTATCGCCCTGTCCGATATCCATGTGCGTGAAGGCTTCAACAAACGTGAAGACGACGAGCGCACCCGCCAGGCTGATGATGAACTGTTTAACTACCTGATGAATGGTGGTTCCGTTCCTCCACTAGAAGTTATCGCCCGTGATGAAGGTGGTGTCTGGGTTGTTGAAGGCCACCGCCGCCGCCGTTGCTATGCGCGTTGTGCTGAAGCTGGTAAGCCGGTAGACCGAATCCACATCATGCCGTTCAACGGTAGCGATGTTCAGCGTCTGGCCCGCATCATGACCAGTAACAACCAGCTTCCTCTCTCCGATATGGAACAGGCAGCGGTTATTCAGGAGCTGCATAACGCTTTCAACCAGACCACCAGCGAGATTGCGAAGCTGGTTAATAAGTCCGTAGCCACCGTCGAGAAGTTGTTACTCCTCAGTACAGCAAACCATGACGTGCAGCAGGAAGTTAAATCCGGTGCAGTGTCTGTTGATGTTGCTGTTGACCGCGTTCGTGAGTATGGCGAACAGGCCGGTGAAGTTCTCCAGCATGACAAAGCTGTAGCTGCTGCCCAGGGCAAAACGAAAGTTACCCGCAGCTCTATCGCTCCAGAACTCAGCATCAAGAACGCGCGCCGTTTCGTCGAGCTGATGGCCCAGGCTGCAATCAGTGATGAAGGTGTTTTCACTCTTGAAGGTACGGCACTGGCAGAAGCTCTGTCGATTATCGACGAGCACAAAGCGATCACTGATGCCCGTGAAACCTACCGCCTGTCACAGCCAATACCTTCCGCTGAAGTTCGTGGGAAAACTCTTCACGTCAGCCTAGGCGGTGTTGAAATCGGTACAGCTCAAATCTATCGCGGAAAAAACGTAACCCTTAATGGTGTCGTAACTAGCCAGTCAAAGGCTGTGGCCCACTTTGTTAAGCAGCACAAACTGCAACAGGAGAATAGTCATGACAGCCAATAA